A stretch of uncultured Campylobacter sp. DNA encodes these proteins:
- a CDS encoding Ppx/GppA phosphatase family protein — MPKRVAVIDLGSNSARAVIFERTSRLGFFILAEHKIKIRLGEGAYENGGILTSEAMQKCLLAFKKFKTLVCNYKAKRVLCIGTSALRDAPNGAEFINLVRKQTGITIRKIDGQMEAYLGAYAAQNLLSDFSEGVTLDIGGGSTELAYIKNGKIENKISLNLGTVRLKELFFDRGDTKGLEKYINSAISQVGAEFRTQNLIVMGGSARALSGAVMSLQNHPLKIVHNFSYDYEKYAPFFAKLMSAKTLDLAKFPIKKDRYDTIREGAIIFDKIVRRLGAKKIITSGVGVREGAFLSSILRGANLPRGFNPSLRSLKDRFASEPSEAPKFAKALFCALSPLHGLGEKYIKILQTAASLCEIGRAIGFYAKHETSADMVLGGLNYRTTHKEKALIAAIISMHGKRELGATFAPLSAILPDVAKLAWLSYILELARLLSENALKNLEFSFENSTLKISGADNLIMLKGSLKKLSKPAIFAIKFL; from the coding sequence ATGCCCAAGCGCGTCGCAGTCATAGATCTGGGCTCAAATTCCGCCAGAGCCGTGATTTTCGAGCGCACTAGCAGGCTCGGATTTTTCATTTTGGCCGAGCATAAGATCAAGATCCGCCTAGGCGAGGGCGCTTACGAAAACGGCGGAATTTTAACTTCCGAAGCGATGCAAAAATGCCTGCTGGCGTTTAAAAAATTTAAAACCCTGGTATGCAATTACAAGGCTAAACGCGTGCTTTGCATCGGCACATCCGCGCTTCGCGATGCGCCGAACGGGGCTGAGTTTATAAATCTCGTCCGCAAGCAAACGGGCATCACGATCCGCAAGATAGACGGGCAGATGGAGGCATATCTGGGCGCCTATGCGGCGCAAAATTTGCTTAGCGACTTTTCCGAGGGCGTTACGTTAGATATCGGCGGCGGCTCGACCGAGCTTGCTTACATCAAAAACGGCAAGATAGAAAATAAAATTTCTCTAAATTTAGGCACGGTGCGGCTAAAGGAGCTATTTTTCGACCGCGGCGACACAAAGGGGCTAGAAAAATACATAAATAGCGCGATCTCGCAGGTAGGCGCCGAGTTTCGCACGCAAAATTTAATCGTAATGGGCGGCTCCGCGCGAGCGCTTTCCGGCGCCGTGATGAGCCTGCAAAACCATCCGCTAAAGATCGTGCATAATTTCAGCTACGATTATGAAAAATACGCGCCGTTTTTTGCCAAGCTGATGAGCGCAAAGACGCTTGATCTGGCGAAATTCCCGATCAAAAAGGACCGCTATGACACGATCAGAGAGGGCGCCATTATCTTTGATAAGATCGTAAGGCGCCTAGGGGCGAAAAAGATCATCACCAGCGGCGTAGGGGTGCGAGAGGGGGCGTTTTTAAGCTCGATTCTGCGTGGCGCAAACCTGCCTAGAGGCTTTAATCCGAGCCTAAGAAGCCTTAAAGATCGCTTCGCTTCCGAGCCCAGCGAGGCTCCGAAGTTTGCAAAGGCGCTGTTTTGCGCGCTATCGCCTCTACACGGCTTGGGCGAAAAATATATTAAAATTCTACAAACCGCAGCATCGCTTTGCGAGATCGGGCGGGCGATCGGCTTTTATGCGAAGCATGAAACCAGCGCGGATATGGTGCTCGGCGGGCTGAACTACCGCACGACGCACAAAGAAAAGGCACTAATAGCTGCGATCATCTCGATGCACGGAAAGCGCGAGCTGGGCGCTACATTCGCGCCTTTGAGCGCGATTTTGCCGGATGTCGCCAAGCTTGCGTGGCTGAGCTATATTTTGGAGCTTGCACGCCTTCTAAGCGAAAACGCGCTAAAAAATTTAGAATTTAGCTTTGAAAACTCCACTCTTAAAATCTCCGGTGCGGATAATTTGATAATGCTTAAAGGAAGCCTTAAAAAGCTCTCAAAGCCTGCGATTTTTGCGATAAAATTTCTTTAA
- a CDS encoding YfhL family 4Fe-4S dicluster ferredoxin, with the protein MSLLITKECISCDACREECPNEAIFEDEPIYIIDADRCCECVDDYSEPACIVVCPVECIITDPDNIETADELKYKHVHMEI; encoded by the coding sequence ATGTCATTGTTGATTACAAAAGAATGCATCAGTTGCGACGCTTGCCGCGAGGAATGCCCTAATGAAGCTATTTTCGAGGATGAGCCGATATACATCATAGATGCCGATCGATGCTGTGAGTGCGTAGATGATTACTCCGAGCCCGCTTGCATCGTGGTTTGTCCCGTCGAGTGTATCATCACCGATCCCGATAATATCGAGACGGCGGACGAGCTGAAATACAAACACGTCCATATGGAAATTTAA
- a CDS encoding HAMP domain-containing sensor histidine kinase, with amino-acid sequence MLIVIFSVMLYNYMRITIFETPVQNLIQRAQKIVEASVAPEKISSFLQDASGEYESKIIENESINKPKFIESSEDSKSYLQLYYPYGKDKILSIRADVSVYANIVNQILIDIILVNLTMIFLVVFYAMFLSRMLLMPIKLISQRLASVDEKFLKPIDGAEIPSEFNMLSNSINRLLERIETFILYQKELFIGIAHELKTPLAVMKTKNEVTLIKPRESEKYIEALKNNNDSIDNMNKMISSILEIGRQEGAQFEAPEQTDMIAYLRELCVGFKILARTAGKDLTMDLKPEQLEISVQKSLFMHVIQNFIQNAIKFSPDGEKVLIESEISDGNFIVRVANKGELLNEEIDYFAPFKRYGGKPGAGLGLFLAKNAAQAMGAQVDLKNDEARSLIVAIFKLPLKNLRNSPKFRYFKTK; translated from the coding sequence ATGCTAATTGTCATTTTTTCGGTAATGCTCTATAATTATATGAGAATTACCATCTTCGAAACTCCTGTTCAAAATTTAATCCAAAGAGCACAAAAAATCGTAGAAGCCTCCGTGGCGCCTGAGAAAATTTCATCTTTTTTACAAGACGCATCCGGTGAATACGAAAGCAAAATCATCGAAAACGAAAGTATCAATAAACCTAAATTTATCGAAAGCTCCGAGGATAGCAAGAGCTATTTACAGCTGTACTATCCTTATGGTAAGGATAAAATTTTAAGTATCCGAGCCGACGTGAGCGTCTATGCAAACATCGTAAATCAAATACTCATCGACATAATTTTAGTAAATTTGACGATGATATTTTTGGTGGTGTTTTACGCGATGTTTCTTTCGCGCATGCTACTAATGCCGATTAAGCTGATCAGTCAAAGGCTTGCTTCGGTGGATGAAAAATTTCTAAAGCCGATCGACGGGGCCGAAATCCCGAGCGAATTTAATATGCTTTCAAATAGCATAAACCGTCTACTTGAGCGCATTGAAACTTTCATTTTGTATCAAAAAGAGCTTTTTATCGGTATTGCGCATGAGCTTAAGACCCCGCTTGCGGTTATGAAAACTAAAAACGAAGTGACGCTGATTAAACCGCGCGAGAGCGAGAAATATATCGAGGCGCTTAAAAACAATAACGACTCGATCGATAATATGAATAAAATGATCAGCTCAATCCTAGAGATCGGGCGGCAGGAGGGGGCGCAGTTTGAGGCGCCCGAGCAGACCGATATGATTGCATATCTGCGGGAGCTATGCGTGGGCTTTAAAATTTTAGCGCGTACGGCGGGCAAGGACTTGACGATGGATCTTAAGCCTGAACAGCTTGAAATTTCGGTGCAGAAAAGTCTCTTTATGCACGTGATTCAAAATTTTATCCAAAACGCCATAAAATTTTCTCCGGACGGCGAAAAGGTGCTGATCGAGAGCGAAATTTCGGACGGAAATTTCATAGTGCGGGTCGCAAACAAAGGCGAGCTGCTTAACGAAGAGATAGATTATTTCGCCCCTTTTAAGCGCTACGGCGGCAAACCGGGAGCCGGGCTCGGGCTATTTTTGGCCAAAAATGCTGCTCAAGCGATGGGCGCGCAAGTGGATCTTAAAAACGATGAAGCGCGCTCGCTAATCGTCGCGATTTTCAAACTTCCGCTAAAAAATTTAAGAAATAGCCCGAAATTCCGCTATTTTAAAACAAAATGA
- the hsrA gene encoding homeostatic response regulator transcription factor HsrA: protein MRILIVEDEVTLNKTIAEGLMEFGYQTDTSESFKDAEYYIGIRNYDLVLTDWMLADGNGIDLIALVKQKSARTSVVVLSAKDDKESEIKALRAGADDFIKKPFDFDVLVARLEARLRFGGSNIIKIDDLIIDPDEEKITYLGQEIELKGKPFEVLTHLARHSDQIVSKEQLLDAIWEEPELVTPNVIEVAINQIRQKMDKPLNISTIETVRRRGYRFCFPQKA, encoded by the coding sequence ATGAGAATTTTAATAGTCGAGGACGAGGTGACTTTAAACAAGACGATAGCGGAGGGCTTGATGGAGTTCGGCTATCAGACGGATACTTCCGAGAGTTTTAAGGACGCAGAGTATTATATCGGCATTAGAAATTATGATTTGGTGCTAACCGATTGGATGCTAGCTGACGGCAACGGCATCGATCTCATCGCATTGGTTAAGCAAAAATCCGCGCGCACCTCCGTCGTCGTGCTATCTGCAAAAGACGATAAAGAAAGCGAGATCAAAGCACTTCGTGCTGGCGCGGACGATTTTATCAAAAAACCTTTCGACTTTGATGTTTTAGTAGCACGCCTCGAGGCTAGACTTCGCTTTGGCGGCTCAAATATCATCAAAATCGACGATCTCATCATCGATCCGGATGAGGAAAAGATCACATATCTAGGTCAAGAGATCGAGCTTAAGGGCAAGCCGTTTGAGGTGCTAACTCACTTGGCGCGCCACAGCGATCAGATCGTCAGTAAAGAGCAGCTATTAGATGCCATCTGGGAGGAGCCTGAGCTCGTTACGCCAAACGTCATCGAAGTCGCGATCAATCAAATCCGCCAGAAAATGGATAAGCCTCTAAATATCTCTACGATCGAGACCGTTCGCAGACGCGGATATAGATTTTGCTTTCCACAAAAAGCCTAA
- a CDS encoding dihydroneopterin aldolase, with amino-acid sequence MIKILIEKLEFGTIIGTLDFERKREQRVWVWAKFGAEEFIDYARVCEYIKAEFREKKFRLVEDALKYFAQEFHSKFRSMDYFYMKILKPEILQDASVGAEIEIKF; translated from the coding sequence ATGATTAAAATTTTAATCGAAAAGCTGGAATTTGGCACGATAATCGGGACGCTGGATTTTGAGCGCAAGCGCGAGCAGCGCGTCTGGGTGTGGGCGAAGTTCGGAGCGGAGGAATTTATCGACTATGCGCGGGTTTGCGAATATATCAAAGCGGAGTTCCGCGAGAAAAAATTTCGCCTCGTAGAGGACGCGCTAAAATACTTCGCGCAGGAGTTTCACTCAAAATTTCGATCGATGGATTATTTTTATATGAAAATTTTAAAGCCCGAAATTTTACAAGACGCGAGCGTCGGCGCGGAAATAGAGATAAAATTTTAA
- the plsY gene encoding glycerol-3-phosphate 1-O-acyltransferase PlsY, which yields MKKSGILEFLLSIVTAPNFWCYFAAYLIAAIPFGLLIGRYLGGVDIKSEGSGSIGATNVLRVLKTRDPQKAKKLAILTVVCDALKGVLPILIARALGFDENVLWSMAVFAVLGHCFSPYLKFNGGKGIATGAGVLACFIPIEIVIALAVWFVVGKTVKISSVASLAAALALVVASYVIHPQMPAINTHAPIFLIVFIVFYKHAPNIARLLKGEEKRVV from the coding sequence ATGAAAAAATCGGGAATTTTAGAATTTTTACTTAGCATCGTTACGGCGCCGAATTTTTGGTGCTACTTCGCGGCGTATCTGATCGCTGCGATCCCCTTTGGGCTTTTGATCGGCAGATACCTAGGCGGCGTGGATATCAAAAGCGAAGGCAGCGGCTCCATAGGCGCTACCAACGTCCTTCGCGTCTTAAAAACTCGCGATCCACAAAAAGCAAAAAAGCTCGCGATCCTCACGGTTGTCTGCGATGCGCTAAAGGGCGTCCTGCCGATACTGATTGCGCGTGCTTTGGGCTTTGATGAAAACGTGCTGTGGAGCATGGCTGTCTTTGCGGTGCTTGGGCATTGCTTTAGCCCGTATCTGAAATTTAACGGCGGCAAGGGCATTGCGACGGGAGCCGGCGTGCTTGCTTGCTTTATTCCTATCGAGATTGTTATTGCGCTTGCCGTTTGGTTCGTGGTCGGCAAGACGGTTAAAATTTCATCCGTAGCCTCGCTTGCAGCGGCGCTTGCGCTAGTCGTAGCAAGCTACGTGATCCATCCGCAGATGCCCGCGATCAACACTCATGCGCCGATCTTTCTGATAGTTTTCATCGTATTTTACAAACACGCGCCGAATATTGCCAGGCTGCTTAAGGGCGAGGAAAAGCGCGTAGTATGA
- a CDS encoding DUF87 domain-containing protein, with amino-acid sequence MKTLQENLKLFYLGLENSEPFLYKNKDLTTHALIIGMTGSGKTGLGITLLEEAAIDNIPSIIIDPKGDLTNLALTFPQMRAEDFEPYIDEAEAQNKGLSVHEYAEQTANTWREGIEGSYQDLARVELLKNSADFRIYTPKSSAGLGISLLSDFEAPKSLNEEDLNNYIGGIATSVLSLAGISSDNLSSPEFLLISQILSYHFGRGEGVSVVDLIAQIGNPPFDKIGVFDVNTFFPSDKRMALAMKINALIASPSFKLWCEGERLNIAKMLFDENGRARANIFSIAHLNDDERMFFVTLLLGEMIKWMRTTSGTSSLRAVLYMDEIYGFFPPNGNPPSKTPMLTLLKQARAFGLGCVLSTQNPVDLDYKGLSNIGTWFIGRLQTAQDKERVISGLSGIGSNPIDKSVLMEKISNLKKRNFLVKNINEDVLRVIETRFALSYLKGPLSNEQISNLMKDKKAEISSVPGAAQGVKSAGTAKPVVSAEISQLYSYGAGLELSPYLYASAKMRFCDKGVDFTQQRSFLLSLSDGGEIDWSEASTREVANLGEQEQAGSLYGALPSFIAGAKNLNAQLKSFKEWLYRNEKLELFSALDLLSKPGESREEFFVRLSDKANEILEAKTDEIAAKFEKEKARLEDKISRASEKYEKEKSDVLSRGVDAALNIGGAILGAFLGRSRSASNISKAISGAKSAHKILNERSEAKNAENSLSALQEELEVLTQKFEAEVDALKQSLDLKNIKLETKEISPKKTDIYDEKISLLWKS; translated from the coding sequence ATGAAAACGCTTCAAGAAAATTTAAAGCTTTTTTATCTGGGGCTCGAAAACAGCGAGCCGTTTTTGTATAAAAACAAGGATCTGACGACTCACGCGCTTATCATCGGAATGACCGGCAGCGGTAAAACGGGACTTGGCATCACGCTGCTAGAGGAAGCCGCGATCGATAATATCCCATCCATCATCATCGATCCGAAGGGCGATCTGACAAATTTAGCTCTTACCTTTCCCCAGATGAGGGCTGAGGATTTTGAGCCCTATATCGACGAGGCCGAGGCGCAAAACAAAGGTCTTAGCGTGCACGAGTATGCCGAGCAGACCGCAAATACCTGGCGCGAAGGGATCGAGGGCTCGTATCAAGACCTGGCGCGGGTGGAGCTTTTGAAAAACAGCGCCGATTTTAGAATTTATACGCCCAAATCAAGCGCAGGTCTTGGGATCAGCCTACTAAGCGACTTTGAAGCGCCGAAGAGTTTAAACGAAGAGGATTTGAATAACTATATCGGCGGTATCGCCACTAGCGTGCTAAGCCTCGCAGGGATTAGCAGCGATAATCTCAGCTCGCCGGAATTTTTGCTGATCAGCCAAATTCTGTCTTATCATTTCGGCAGGGGCGAGGGTGTGAGCGTGGTGGATCTCATCGCGCAGATCGGCAACCCGCCATTCGATAAGATCGGCGTTTTCGACGTCAATACCTTCTTTCCGAGCGATAAGCGAATGGCGCTTGCGATGAAGATTAACGCGCTCATCGCAAGCCCGAGCTTTAAGCTTTGGTGCGAGGGCGAGCGGCTAAATATCGCCAAGATGCTATTTGATGAAAACGGCAGGGCGAGAGCGAATATATTTTCCATCGCGCATCTAAACGACGATGAAAGGATGTTTTTCGTCACGCTGCTTTTGGGCGAGATGATCAAATGGATGCGCACCACCAGCGGTACGAGCTCGCTGCGCGCCGTGCTTTATATGGATGAAATTTACGGCTTCTTCCCTCCAAACGGCAATCCGCCGAGCAAAACTCCGATGCTTACGCTGCTGAAGCAGGCTCGCGCGTTCGGACTTGGCTGCGTATTATCGACGCAAAACCCGGTCGATCTCGATTATAAGGGGCTTAGCAACATCGGTACGTGGTTTATCGGGCGCTTGCAGACCGCGCAGGATAAAGAGCGCGTCATCAGTGGCCTAAGCGGCATCGGCTCAAATCCGATCGACAAAAGCGTGCTTATGGAGAAAATTTCAAACCTCAAAAAGCGAAATTTTTTGGTAAAAAACATCAACGAGGACGTGCTGCGAGTGATCGAGACGCGCTTTGCGCTAAGCTATTTAAAGGGTCCTTTAAGCAACGAGCAAATTTCAAATTTAATGAAAGACAAAAAGGCTGAAATTTCATCCGTGCCGGGCGCCGCGCAAGGCGTCAAATCCGCCGGCACCGCCAAACCGGTAGTTTCGGCTGAAATTTCGCAGCTTTATAGCTACGGCGCGGGCCTTGAGCTAAGCCCATATCTGTATGCAAGCGCAAAGATGCGATTTTGCGACAAGGGAGTCGATTTTACGCAGCAGCGCTCCTTTTTGCTTTCGCTTTCGGACGGGGGCGAAATAGATTGGAGCGAGGCGAGCACGCGAGAGGTCGCAAATTTAGGCGAACAGGAGCAGGCGGGCTCGCTCTACGGCGCGCTTCCTAGCTTCATCGCGGGAGCAAAAAATTTAAACGCTCAGCTTAAAAGCTTTAAGGAGTGGCTATATCGCAATGAAAAGTTAGAACTTTTTAGCGCGCTTGATCTGCTCTCAAAACCGGGCGAGAGCAGGGAGGAGTTTTTTGTGCGCCTAAGCGATAAGGCGAATGAAATTTTAGAAGCGAAAACCGACGAGATCGCGGCTAAATTTGAAAAGGAAAAGGCGCGCCTTGAGGATAAAATTTCGCGCGCTAGCGAAAAATATGAGAAGGAAAAAAGCGACGTGCTAAGTCGCGGGGTGGATGCGGCGCTAAACATAGGCGGAGCGATCTTAGGCGCGTTTTTAGGCCGCTCGCGCAGCGCTAGCAATATCTCTAAAGCGATCAGCGGCGCCAAGAGCGCGCATAAAATTTTAAACGAGCGCAGCGAAGCCAAAAATGCCGAAAATAGCCTAAGCGCGCTGCAAGAGGAGCTGGAGGTGCTTACGCAGAAATTTGAGGCTGAAGTGGACGCGCTAAAACAGAGCCTGGATCTAAAAAACATTAAACTCGAAACGAAAGAAATTTCGCCGAAGAAAACCGACATCTACGACGAGAAAATTTCGCTACTTTGGAAGAGTTAA
- a CDS encoding methylenetetrahydrofolate reductase, whose protein sequence is MLKEKIRNGKSGILLYGIVPPKITSSQDELERLGTAWSQRLSECECDGIVIYDLQDESARTKDERTFPFVHTIDPARYYTQYLHTDKEAIIYRAVGKYDEAEFCEILRHAASGLDVFVGASSKNEECKLHLSRAYEIKRLVAPHLCLGGICIPERHEKSRDEHLKIAEKTADGCEFFITQAVYNVQNAKDFIDDYAALECKKVPIIFTFTPCGSLKTLEFMKWLGISVPDFLQQRLQSSVDILQSSTALCAEMFDFIYKYALAKGVSVGANIESVSTRRVEIEASLSLLKEIRKIILKHENLGFYVI, encoded by the coding sequence GTGTTAAAAGAAAAAATTAGAAACGGAAAAAGCGGAATTCTACTCTACGGCATCGTCCCGCCTAAAATCACGTCCTCTCAAGACGAGCTCGAGCGCCTGGGTACGGCGTGGTCGCAACGCCTAAGCGAATGCGAATGCGACGGCATCGTCATCTACGATCTACAAGATGAAAGCGCGCGCACGAAAGATGAGCGGACCTTTCCTTTTGTGCATACGATCGATCCTGCGCGCTACTACACGCAGTATCTACACACCGATAAAGAAGCGATCATCTACCGCGCGGTAGGCAAATACGACGAGGCGGAATTTTGCGAAATTCTAAGGCATGCCGCAAGCGGGCTGGACGTTTTCGTGGGGGCAAGCTCTAAAAACGAAGAATGCAAACTGCATCTAAGCCGCGCCTATGAGATCAAGCGACTCGTGGCGCCGCATCTTTGCCTAGGCGGCATCTGCATTCCTGAACGCCATGAAAAGAGCCGCGACGAGCACCTAAAAATCGCGGAGAAGACTGCGGACGGGTGCGAATTTTTTATCACTCAGGCGGTTTATAATGTGCAAAATGCCAAAGATTTCATCGACGATTACGCCGCTTTGGAGTGCAAAAAGGTGCCGATAATCTTTACTTTCACGCCGTGCGGCAGCCTAAAGACGCTTGAGTTTATGAAATGGCTTGGCATCTCGGTGCCAGATTTTTTGCAGCAGCGGCTGCAAAGCAGCGTCGATATTTTGCAAAGTTCAACAGCGCTGTGCGCAGAGATGTTTGATTTCATCTATAAATACGCCCTCGCAAAAGGCGTAAGCGTAGGCGCGAACATCGAGAGCGTAAGCACCCGCCGCGTAGAAATCGAAGCCTCGCTCAGCTTACTAAAAGAGATCAGAAAAATTATCCTTAAGCACGAGAATTTGGGATTTTACGTTATTTAA